The Paracoccus albus region ACGGATTGAATGAACCCGTTAGACGCGCCCGAAAAGGCGAATATCTGCGAAAACGTCATGGATGCTGAGATAATCAGGAAAGTCATGCCGGTCACCTTCATCGCGTCGTCCAGCGACTGCCAGACAACCGACCAGCTGAACTTTCCGTAGATCACCAGCAAGATGGCGACGCCCGCGCATCCAAGCGCTGCGGACTCCGTAGGTGTCGCAATGCCCATGATAATCGTACCGACAACGGTGAAGACAAGGAAGGACATGGGGATGATGTTGACCATCACCGCCTTGAACTTCTCTGCCCCGCTGATTTGCGGGACCGGATATTGTGGTGCCGCTTCCGGGTCGATGCGCGTTTGCGTCCAGATCAGCGCGCAGAACATGATGGTCAACAGAAGACCCGGCAGAATACCCGCGATCAACAGCGCACCCACATCGATTTGCGCCAGGGAACCAAGCAGAACCGCAAGCGTGGATGGCGGGATGATCACTGCAAGATTGCCCGCACCCAGCACGGGGCCATAGGCCATATGCGGCTTATATTGGCGCTTCATCATTTCCGGCGCCATCAGTGACGACATCATGCCCGCATTGGCGAGACTGGATCCGGACAAAGCAGCGAATATGGCACCGGCCATCAGGACGACGTAAGACAGCCGCCCACGCAGGTTCCCGACAACGAGGTCGAGCGCATGGATCACGCGTTCCCCCAGGCCAGAGCGGAAGTAAAGGCTGCCCATGACCAGAAACATCGGCAAAGGTGCCAAGGCATAGGTCCCGACGGCTTCCGAGAAGTTGGAAACCATCTGTTCAATCCCGCGCACGCCACCGAAAAACAGCAGCAGACCGGCGATATTGGTGGCGAGGAAAGCGAAGGCAACCGGCAGGCCCAGCCCCATCAGCGTGATGACCAGACCGACGAGAACGGCGAAGGGATATAGCCAATCCATCACAGCCCCTCCGTCTCAAGCGCATTTGTATTGTAGATAGAGTCGCTGGTCAGCAGATAGCGCAGCCACTCCAACGCAGACAGAAGAAACCCGATCAGGATAGGCAGCAAGATCGCCCAACGCGGCATGTCAAATGTCCGGCTTTCGAAGCTGCCACGCGCGACGGCCTCGGCTATTGCGGCGGTCGTGATATAGCCCAGATACAGGCACAACCCGATGCAGATGATATAGACTGCAACCTCTAACGCCTTCTTGGCTGCTGGCGGGAAAAGGGCGCGCAGGAAAATCACAAAGACATGCCCCTTGATGCGCACCAGCCAGGGCATTGAAAGGAAGGTTATATAAAGCAGGCTGTATTCCGTCGCCGAAATCGCCCATGTCATCGCCCGCCAACCGAAATTGCGCGCGACGACATCCGCAATTACCATCAGAATGACGACACCGATCAGCAGCTTGGCGGCCGATGCGCATAGCCACGAAATCCGGCCGATGAAATCAAAGAAAGCTTGCATGACGTGATCCCGCCTTCACATCTTTTCGCATTCGCAAAGTGCTGCCCCGCCCTTTTGGGGGCGAGGCAGAAGCTCAGTTGAAAAGCTCGCGCAGTTCCTCGACATGCGTCGGGTCGCGGCTTTCCATTCGTTCCCAGCTGGACGCAGCTGCTGCTTCAAGGAATCGGTCACGACCTTCGCCCGTCATCTCGACCACCTCCATGCCCTCTTCCTCCAGAAGGGCGCGGGTGTCCTGATCTTCCTTCATGATCGCCTCGGACGCCTCATGTTCGAACTCTTGCGCGGCCTGGTCGAGGATCGCCTTGGATTCATCCGAAAGGTCATTCCAGGCATCGAGGTTCATGGAAATCAGCACATCCATCCCGAAAAAGGCCGGGTCGACGCGATAGCGTGTGAACTTGTCCCATCCGAACGCCTTGTAACCAATAGACGGGTAAGCCAGCCCGTTGATCATCCCGCGTTCCAGTGCCGTATACGTGTCGCCCATCGGCATAACCACGGCCTGCGCACCAATACTGTCGAAGAACTGTTTATACAGCGGCGAGGCTCGCAGCACGAGATCGTCAAACACCAGCATACCGTCATCGGCAAGCTGCGGTTCATCCACCGACCAGATATGGAAGCCCACGCCGGTATCGACCCACGCGATCAGCTTGGCGTTGCCCTTTTCCTGATATATCCGGTCGATCAACTCCCACCCGCCATTCTCACGCGCTTCCCAAGGCGTGATCGTCGCGGCAGAGAAGGCATCGCCTTCGGGGACGATTTCCAGATACAGGCCAGCCGGGTTGTTGATCATGTCGATCAGTCCGCTTTGCTGGGCGGCACCAAGTTGGGTGTTCGGGATGACCTCTGGCCCGCCGCGCACGTCGATGCGGACCACGCCCTCTCCCATTTCGTTCACCTTATCGACGAAGCGCAGGAAGCTTTGCGCAAACCCGACCTGTGTCGGCGTGAAATGAACTGCGTTGATCACATCCTCTGCATAGGCTGGTGCCGACACGGCCCCGGCAATTAGCGCCGCAAAGCTAGCTTTTCTTATGGCATTCATCTGACCCTCTCCCCCTGTCAGCATCGAATCGTTGTTGCTTAATTCAGGAGTATACATGAAATGTCATAAAAACAAATTCAAACTTAAAATATTTAAGCAGAAAGGAGGATCGACGTAGTTTTGCACGATCGTTAAGCATAAATTCTCATCTTGCCTGATCAGGAGGCACAAACTGTCCGCACTGCCATCCTAGGACACATCAGCCCTGCACAAGCGCCAGAACGCGTAGCGGGCTGCCGGTTCCGTTACGGATCTTGAGCGGTGGCGCGATCAGCATGGCCCCCGTCGGCGGCAGGTGATCAAGATTGCGGAGGCACTGAAGGCCGTATTTGCCTGCACCATGCAAGGTGAAATGCGCAGGATATGGCGGTGTGTAATGCGCACCCTGCCCCGCATCGGTTCCGACGGTTTCGGTTCCGAAACCTCTGATATCGCGATCTTCCACCAGCAAGCGAATTGCATCCGGTGTCGGTCCGGGGGAATGAGGCCCATCCTCCTTCATATTCAGATAGGCATCGCCGCTGCGTTTGGACCAATCCGTCCGCATCAGCACCCAGCTGTCGGCGGGGATGCGGCCATGTTCTTCCTCCCACGCCAGGATGATTTCCGGCGTCAACTCAAAGTCGTCGTTCTGTGCCGCCCCTTCCGAACAGTCGATCACCACAACCGGCCCGACGAGCATGGCGGGATCAATCTCATCCACCGCGCCGTTGCGCACGTCGCGCCCGGAAATCCAGTGGCTGGGCGCATCGAAATGCGTTCCCGTATGTTCGCACATGGAAATATTGTTCCACTTCCACGCCGGACCACGATGGTCGTAGGCACTGATCTCCTCCATCCGGAAGCGGGCGCATTGGCCGAACTCCGGTGGGAGAATGATGACCGGAAAATCGGGATCCAGCGTATGCGTCAGGTCGACCACCTGCACGGCACCCTGTGACAGACTGTTCGCAAGTTCGGAAAGTATGGTCATCAGCCGCGCCCCATCGTCATTTCACGTTCCAGCACCTTCGGTCCGGCGCGGAAGCGTTCGATCATATCCTTGGCCACATCGCCGCAATAGACATCTTCCAGCCCGTCACGCAGCCCCTTTACAAGGTCCCTTGCGATTGCCTCGGGCAAGACCTTGGGCGGCGGGAAGGGCTGGTGCCAGTCATCCTCTGTCGGCCCGACGAAAAGGTTCACCACCCGAAGCCCACTGCTGCGAAATTCTGCCCGGAGGCTCTGGCTGAGCGACAGAGCCGCAGCCTGCGAGGCGGAAAAGCAGCCCAGTTCAGGCAGGTTCACCAAGGCATAGGCCGACAGGATATTCACGAATGCTGCCGCCGAATTCACTCCATCAGCCGTCCGCCCGCACATCCCCGGACCGAAGGCCTGTGCCAGACGAAGCTGGCCAAGATAGTTCACCTCCAGCTCTTTCTGAGCGAACACGGTATCACCACGCGACAGTGCGCCACCGGGACGAACAAAGCGGGCATTGTTGATCAGGATATCGACCTTGCCGCCGATCTCGCCCGAAAGTTCGCGCAGGCTGCTTGTGTCGGTTACATCCAGCGGCAGAACCTCCACGCCCGGCACGGCCTTTAATTCGGCGCGGATCGGATTGGGCCGCCAGCATTCGGACTCTCCTGCAAAGATCATGCTGGCGCCGGCCTTGTGCAGCGCTGCTGCGATGGCAGGTGCATTCTCGTTACGTGCATCCGTAATCAGCACGCGGCGGTGTTTCGGGTCCGAGGTCAGGGCACGCAATTGCGGATCGTCCTCCATATTCGCGGTTGGATGTTCGGGCATGGCCAGAATGACGCCCTGCCCCGAGCGATCCAGCCGGTTCCACAGCACCACCCGTGCATTGGCTTCGACATCGCCGTGAACATGGCAGATGATGACCGGACCCACGTCCAGCTTGACAGATCCAGCCCGCCAGGGCGCTCGTTCACGAAAATACAGGTTGGTCGAGGTGCGCACCGTCGTTTCCGCCAAAAGCTGGCCTTTCGGCGAAACATCCTGCCAGTTCAGCGCCGTCGACAAGCAATTGCTGCATGCGTCACGGGCGGGATACAGCACTTCGCCGCACTCACCGCAGACCTGCAACATAAACCGGCCCTCTGCCGCCGCTGCCGTCAGACCCATGGATGCCCGGCTGCGCATTTCCGGCGGCAGCGTCGGCGAAACGGTGCGTTTTTGCGGGTTCTTCTTTGGCGGTGGCGTCAATGGCTGGGTCATGCGCCTTGTCCTTTCAGGATCGCAGCACCTGTGCAGAGCCCACGATCATAATTGATCATACCGAAGCCAGAGATCATCGCCCGTTGGGCACTTGCAACCTGCGTGCCGCCTGCTGTGCCGGTCAACTGGCGGATCGCTTCGACCAGTCCAATAAAACCGCCCGCAGCACCAGCCTGCCCACCCGACAACTGGCCGCCAGATGTATTGTGCGGAAAGTCGCCGTCAATGGTCAGGTCATGATCACGAACGAATTGCGGTGCCTCACCCTTGGCGCAAAAACCAAGATCTTCGATCTGCATCATGGATATAACGGGATAGTCGTCATAGGTTTGAAGCAGGTCGATATCGTCCGGTCCGCAATCCGCCTGCGCATAAAGATCGTCAATATCGACGGTCCAGCCACCACGAAGCTGGATCGGATCTTCCTGATGCGCATTGTGGCGCTCAATCGTACCGGCAATTGTGGCATAGGGCAGGTTGCGCCGCTCTGCCTCGTCGATGGACATGACCAGAAATGCCTCCGCCCCGGCACACGGCATGACGCAGTCGAACAGGGCGATCGGATCCGCAATCGGTCGCGCATCAAGATACTGTTGCATTGTCAGCGGCTTTTTCATGACCGCCCTTGGGTTCTTCAGCGCATTCTCACGTTGCGCGACACAGATACGCCCGAAATCTTCCCGCGTCGCGCCGTATTCCTGCATATACCGGTCGGTCAAAAGCGCAAAATTCGCATTCGGCCCGCCATAGCCATATGGATAGGCGGCGTCCGCGGCAAAGCGCGAAAAGCTGGACAGGAGTTGCCGGAAACTGTCGATATGGTTGGTGTCGCCAGCCACGCAGGCCACGATACTTGCATCCCAGGCTTGCACCGCCCGTGCAGCACGGCGCAACGCAACAATCCCCGCCGCGCCACCCATTGGAATATGGTCAAGCCAGCGAGGAGACAAACCAAGATGCTGCGTCAGACCAACCGCACTATCTGGAAAAAGCGTAAAGCTGGCCAGCGAAAGGCCGTCCAGATCTGCTTTTTTCAGACCCGCCGATTGCAGAGACTGCCGCAATGCCGTGGCGATCCACCAATGAGCTGTTTCAATGGAGTAGCGCTTGTATTCCGTCGAAGCAGGCGCAACCAGTGCGACGCCATCATATGATTGCCGCCCCATCATCGGGCCCGCATGTTATAGATGAACCCAGTCGTCATCACGATCCCCCCATGCCTGACGCAGCTAATCTCTGATACAGAAACGCTCGCTGCCAGCATCATGCGATGGGGCGATCCACCCCGTTCGCATAAAGATGATTATTCATACAATAGCTCATATGGCAAGCATATTCGAACAGCCGGCCTTTGCGGGGCGCATATAAGGTCAGAGTTTTTGCAGATTACCGAGCACGCGCTGCAATGCAGAGAGCATAGCGGCCTGTTCCTGCGCGCTCAGCCCTTCGACCATCGCTTCATTCACACGCGATATCTCCGGATAGATGCGGTCAAATAGCTGCCGGCCCGGTTCGGTCAGGCTGATCATTCGCAACCGGCTGTCGGTATCGCCTGCCTGCCGCTGGACGATGCCCTGCCCTTCAAGGCTATCCAAAGCCCGGCTCATCGTCGGCTGCTCGGCAATGGCCCAGTTGCACAGTTCAGAGACGGTCAGGCTGCCGAAGCTGCGCAGCGATACGATGATTCGCATCTTCAGCGTAGAAACCCCAGCAGAACGCAGTCGCGACTGAAGAACCTGATGATAACGGTGTACAACATGGTTCAGGGTGAACGACGGCATGGTGTCCAGATCGAAGACCGGACCATCGTTGTCGATATCGGGGAACTTCATCATAAAAAGACTGGCCTTTCCGAAAGCGTGCCACAGAGTTCCCGGGATCTGCGCCGGCACAGAGACGTGTTGCATCGTGCATGGGAATAGCAGCGTTCGAAGGCAAAACGCAATCTACTTGCAATTTCATATGATTTTTCATACAATGTGCTGTATGCAACATAAATGGCTGGCGCGTCACTTCAGCGCCAACCGAATGAACCATATACTCAGGGAAAACCATGGCAGAGCGTTCATTCAAGGCCGAAGTCGAGCACTTGAAGCTTGGAGAAGGCGAGATATTCACCGGCGAGGGCATCCTTGCCATCACCAAGTCACTGCTGGAA contains the following coding sequences:
- a CDS encoding TRAP transporter large permease, with translation MDWLYPFAVLVGLVITLMGLGLPVAFAFLATNIAGLLLFFGGVRGIEQMVSNFSEAVGTYALAPLPMFLVMGSLYFRSGLGERVIHALDLVVGNLRGRLSYVVLMAGAIFAALSGSSLANAGMMSSLMAPEMMKRQYKPHMAYGPVLGAGNLAVIIPPSTLAVLLGSLAQIDVGALLIAGILPGLLLTIMFCALIWTQTRIDPEAAPQYPVPQISGAEKFKAVMVNIIPMSFLVFTVVGTIIMGIATPTESAALGCAGVAILLVIYGKFSWSVVWQSLDDAMKVTGMTFLIISASMTFSQIFAFSGASNGFIQSVISLELGRYGIILLMVFTLLILGMFMDQVSMMLITLPIFMPFAAQYGFDTVWLGLILLLAIEVGLATPPFGLLLYVVLGASGGDMKLATVALAALPYVLLTLVLIGIVVVFPQLALFLPSLI
- a CDS encoding TRAP transporter small permease — protein: MQAFFDFIGRISWLCASAAKLLIGVVILMVIADVVARNFGWRAMTWAISATEYSLLYITFLSMPWLVRIKGHVFVIFLRALFPPAAKKALEVAVYIICIGLCLYLGYITTAAIAEAVARGSFESRTFDMPRWAILLPILIGFLLSALEWLRYLLTSDSIYNTNALETEGL
- the dctP gene encoding TRAP transporter substrate-binding protein DctP — encoded protein: MNAIRKASFAALIAGAVSAPAYAEDVINAVHFTPTQVGFAQSFLRFVDKVNEMGEGVVRIDVRGGPEVIPNTQLGAAQQSGLIDMINNPAGLYLEIVPEGDAFSAATITPWEARENGGWELIDRIYQEKGNAKLIAWVDTGVGFHIWSVDEPQLADDGMLVFDDLVLRASPLYKQFFDSIGAQAVVMPMGDTYTALERGMINGLAYPSIGYKAFGWDKFTRYRVDPAFFGMDVLISMNLDAWNDLSDESKAILDQAAQEFEHEASEAIMKEDQDTRALLEEEGMEVVEMTGEGRDRFLEAAAASSWERMESRDPTHVEELRELFN
- a CDS encoding cyclase family protein, whose product is MTILSELANSLSQGAVQVVDLTHTLDPDFPVIILPPEFGQCARFRMEEISAYDHRGPAWKWNNISMCEHTGTHFDAPSHWISGRDVRNGAVDEIDPAMLVGPVVVIDCSEGAAQNDDFELTPEIILAWEEEHGRIPADSWVLMRTDWSKRSGDAYLNMKEDGPHSPGPTPDAIRLLVEDRDIRGFGTETVGTDAGQGAHYTPPYPAHFTLHGAGKYGLQCLRNLDHLPPTGAMLIAPPLKIRNGTGSPLRVLALVQG
- a CDS encoding SDR family NAD(P)-dependent oxidoreductase — translated: MTQPLTPPPKKNPQKRTVSPTLPPEMRSRASMGLTAAAAEGRFMLQVCGECGEVLYPARDACSNCLSTALNWQDVSPKGQLLAETTVRTSTNLYFRERAPWRAGSVKLDVGPVIICHVHGDVEANARVVLWNRLDRSGQGVILAMPEHPTANMEDDPQLRALTSDPKHRRVLITDARNENAPAIAAALHKAGASMIFAGESECWRPNPIRAELKAVPGVEVLPLDVTDTSSLRELSGEIGGKVDILINNARFVRPGGALSRGDTVFAQKELEVNYLGQLRLAQAFGPGMCGRTADGVNSAAAFVNILSAYALVNLPELGCFSASQAAALSLSQSLRAEFRSSGLRVVNLFVGPTEDDWHQPFPPPKVLPEAIARDLVKGLRDGLEDVYCGDVAKDMIERFRAGPKVLEREMTMGRG
- a CDS encoding thiolase family protein; translation: MMGRQSYDGVALVAPASTEYKRYSIETAHWWIATALRQSLQSAGLKKADLDGLSLASFTLFPDSAVGLTQHLGLSPRWLDHIPMGGAAGIVALRRAARAVQAWDASIVACVAGDTNHIDSFRQLLSSFSRFAADAAYPYGYGGPNANFALLTDRYMQEYGATREDFGRICVAQRENALKNPRAVMKKPLTMQQYLDARPIADPIALFDCVMPCAGAEAFLVMSIDEAERRNLPYATIAGTIERHNAHQEDPIQLRGGWTVDIDDLYAQADCGPDDIDLLQTYDDYPVISMMQIEDLGFCAKGEAPQFVRDHDLTIDGDFPHNTSGGQLSGGQAGAAGGFIGLVEAIRQLTGTAGGTQVASAQRAMISGFGMINYDRGLCTGAAILKGQGA
- a CDS encoding MarR family winged helix-turn-helix transcriptional regulator; amino-acid sequence: MPAQIPGTLWHAFGKASLFMMKFPDIDNDGPVFDLDTMPSFTLNHVVHRYHQVLQSRLRSAGVSTLKMRIIVSLRSFGSLTVSELCNWAIAEQPTMSRALDSLEGQGIVQRQAGDTDSRLRMISLTEPGRQLFDRIYPEISRVNEAMVEGLSAQEQAAMLSALQRVLGNLQKL